A single region of the Pararhodospirillum photometricum DSM 122 genome encodes:
- a CDS encoding chaperone modulator CbpM — translation MISLDVLIIQLSGLTQEDLKRWIDNEWVRPDEEDGTYVFRDIDVARVRLIRELRDEMLVNEDALPIVLSLLDQLYDLRRRLRDLRHALLHMPPDEMHRILTCHLMSDDVYYNDNED, via the coding sequence ATGATTAGTCTCGACGTCCTCATCATTCAGCTCTCCGGCCTCACCCAAGAAGATCTGAAGCGATGGATCGACAACGAGTGGGTGCGACCGGATGAAGAGGACGGAACCTATGTGTTCAGGGATATTGATGTCGCCCGGGTCAGGCTGATCCGGGAGTTGCGCGATGAGATGTTGGTCAACGAGGACGCCCTGCCCATCGTGCTGTCGTTGCTCGACCAGCTTTACGACCTGCGCCGGCGTCTGCGTGATTTGCGGCATGCTTTGCTCCACATGCCGCCCGACGAAATGCACCGTATTCTGACCTGTCACCTGATGTCCGACGATGTTTATTATAATGATAATGAAGATTAA
- a CDS encoding HlyD family secretion protein, protein MTDPDAPSAPPPRRRPWILGGVLLLLGLGAAGAVGWAVTPRGLAEGFASGNGRIEAVEIDVAAKTPGRLADILVNEGEMVQRGQVVARMDTSVLEATHDAAQADLSKAQSAIAIAASQVAQRRSEHAAALAVLTQRKAELKVATKRLARSRTLSREGAVAVQEYDDDLALQEGSQAAVGVAVAQVAAADAAIVTAQAQVGGANAGADAARATVARIQADLDDSALKAPRDGRVQYRVAQPSEVVAAGGKVLNLVDLSDVYMTFFLPETAVGTLRLGSEVRLILDAAPQWVIPARVSFVADVAQFTPKSVETASERQKLMFRVRGQLDPALLRKFSRSVKTGLPGMAYVRIDPTQAWPASLALHVPD, encoded by the coding sequence ATGACCGATCCAGACGCCCCTTCAGCCCCCCCGCCCCGCCGCCGGCCCTGGATCCTTGGTGGCGTGCTCTTGCTGCTGGGCCTGGGCGCCGCCGGCGCCGTGGGGTGGGCGGTGACCCCCCGGGGGCTGGCCGAGGGATTTGCGAGTGGGAACGGGCGGATTGAAGCCGTCGAGATTGACGTCGCGGCCAAAACACCCGGTCGGCTGGCTGATATCCTGGTGAATGAGGGGGAGATGGTCCAGCGCGGGCAGGTGGTCGCGCGGATGGATACCTCGGTCCTTGAGGCCACCCACGACGCGGCGCAAGCCGACCTGAGCAAAGCCCAAAGCGCCATTGCCATTGCCGCAAGTCAGGTCGCCCAGCGCCGCAGCGAGCACGCGGCAGCCCTCGCCGTGCTGACCCAGCGCAAGGCCGAGTTGAAGGTGGCCACCAAGCGCCTCGCGCGCTCACGCACCCTGTCGCGCGAAGGGGCGGTCGCGGTACAGGAGTACGACGACGATCTGGCGCTCCAAGAGGGGAGCCAGGCCGCGGTGGGGGTGGCCGTGGCCCAGGTGGCAGCGGCCGACGCCGCCATCGTCACCGCCCAAGCCCAGGTAGGGGGCGCCAACGCCGGTGCCGACGCCGCCCGAGCCACGGTGGCCCGCATCCAGGCCGATCTCGACGACAGCGCCCTCAAAGCGCCGCGCGACGGGCGGGTTCAATATCGCGTGGCACAACCCTCCGAGGTGGTGGCGGCGGGCGGCAAGGTTCTGAACCTTGTCGATCTTTCAGATGTGTACATGACCTTTTTCCTGCCTGAAACCGCGGTCGGCACCTTGAGGCTGGGCAGCGAGGTCCGGCTGATCTTGGATGCCGCTCCCCAATGGGTGATCCCGGCGCGGGTGTCCTTCGTCGCCGACGTTGCCCAGTTCACGCCCAAATCGGTGGAAACCGCCAGCGAGCGTCAGAAGCTGATGTTCCGGGTGCGCGGACAGCTCGACCCGGCCTTGCTGCGCAAATTCAGCCGCTCCGTGAAAACCGGCTTGCCCGGGATGGCCTATGTTCGGATCGATCCCACCCAGGCGTGGCCGGCATCGCTGGCCCTGCATGTGCCGGACTAA
- a CDS encoding BON domain-containing protein, with the protein MSSLVFARSLLAAALALGACAETASSDSTGTYIDDSAITAKVKMEILKDDALKVMQIDVTTQDNVVQLSGFVDSSRMVSHAGAVARQVSGVRSVRNNLIVK; encoded by the coding sequence ATGAGCAGCCTCGTTTTTGCTCGTAGCCTTCTGGCCGCAGCGCTCGCCCTGGGCGCTTGTGCGGAAACGGCGAGCAGCGATAGTACGGGAACCTATATTGACGACTCCGCCATAACAGCAAAGGTAAAGATGGAAATCCTGAAAGACGACGCCTTGAAGGTCATGCAGATCGATGTGACGACTCAGGATAATGTTGTACAGCTTAGCGGCTTTGTTGACTCGTCCCGAATGGTTTCACACGCCGGAGCGGTGGCGCGCCAAGTGAGCGGTGTACGATCTGTACGCAATAACCTGATCGTTAAATAA
- a CDS encoding lipid A deacylase LpxR family protein: protein MGTKKSFLRKYQNKNPTLWRNSYKKSALLKCVLLTAVGIFTEATAVHAEDNGRLSVVEENDYFSSGGRDQHYTQGIQLDYLSPDLGPDGIALPMKWIASFSPIFSDGKTTTSRKLDFSLAQKLYTPRDTTLNTPDPRDRPYAGWINAGVSLLKDADQKVLDHLQIQIGLVGPGALGRETQNHYHIGINSPISHGWSSQLDNEPTFNLYYDRHYRFSHDLTHALSVEVLPSAGVAVGNVYDYAAMGGRVRVGRNLKVDYGPNRIAPGPTGTAYFNKDNFAPDTLFGWYVSVGVEGRAMAHNMFLNGNSFSSGPSVPMRPLVGDLEGSIAIFYSDWAKLSYSHILRSQEFYTHEDPDNFGSFQLSVGLNF, encoded by the coding sequence ATGGGAACAAAGAAAAGTTTTTTGAGAAAATATCAAAATAAAAATCCCACTCTATGGCGGAATAGCTATAAAAAATCAGCGCTTTTAAAGTGTGTTTTGCTTACTGCTGTGGGGATTTTTACAGAAGCAACCGCGGTCCATGCCGAAGACAACGGCCGCCTTTCCGTGGTCGAAGAGAATGATTATTTTTCCTCCGGCGGTCGGGATCAGCACTACACCCAGGGGATCCAGCTTGATTATCTCTCCCCGGATCTTGGACCCGACGGGATCGCGCTCCCCATGAAATGGATCGCCTCCTTCAGTCCGATTTTCTCCGATGGAAAGACAACAACCTCGCGCAAGCTAGATTTTTCCTTAGCTCAAAAGCTGTACACCCCTCGTGACACAACCCTAAACACACCTGATCCGCGTGATCGTCCGTACGCCGGGTGGATCAATGCCGGCGTGAGCCTGCTCAAGGACGCCGATCAAAAGGTTTTGGATCACCTTCAGATCCAGATTGGTCTGGTTGGGCCTGGAGCTCTGGGGCGCGAAACACAAAACCACTATCATATCGGCATCAACTCCCCCATCTCCCATGGCTGGAGTTCCCAGCTCGATAATGAACCCACTTTCAATTTATATTACGATCGTCATTACCGCTTTTCACATGACCTGACCCATGCGCTGTCGGTCGAGGTCTTGCCGTCGGCTGGGGTGGCGGTTGGGAATGTCTATGACTATGCCGCAATGGGGGGGCGGGTACGCGTGGGCCGAAACCTGAAGGTGGACTATGGTCCAAACCGGATTGCCCCGGGCCCGACGGGAACAGCTTACTTCAACAAGGACAACTTTGCCCCGGACACGCTCTTTGGGTGGTATGTGTCGGTAGGGGTGGAAGGGCGGGCGATGGCCCACAATATGTTTCTTAATGGAAACAGTTTCTCGTCAGGCCCCTCGGTCCCCATGCGTCCCCTGGTTGGAGATCTTGAGGGGAGTATCGCGATTTTTTACTCAGACTGGGCCAAGTTATCGTATTCTCATATTCTAAGATCTCAAGAGTTTTATACCCATGAAGACCCTGATAATTTTGGGTCATTCCAGCTTTCTGTTGGCTTGAATTTTTAG
- a CDS encoding OmpA family protein: MIIKTKTGLAIAALAVAGVLAGCTIPPPQDTTELRRIEQELKEAYGDKYTAEYGHTDLARAETFLAAARKALTQPDTAAEVTHDLTLAEGYITLAQIHGRQERAKTETVALKAQQSQIMIAARDRDAERARNASGLRPLDRRHARDLQQFPTPMPRTPEQTAQAMREQLRDYDLRFGEYGASLVLQDVMFETGSAALRSGSSARLAPLMTYLRANPATLVRVEGHTDSVGSTAQNDDLSVERANAVARALTQDGTLTNQVQAYGFGQTQPVATNTTPAGREQNRRVEIILVQ; the protein is encoded by the coding sequence ATGATCATCAAGACAAAAACGGGTTTGGCGATCGCGGCTCTGGCGGTTGCCGGCGTCCTGGCGGGTTGCACGATCCCTCCCCCCCAGGATACGACAGAGTTGCGCCGTATCGAGCAGGAGCTGAAGGAGGCCTATGGCGATAAATACACCGCTGAATATGGCCATACCGACCTTGCTCGGGCCGAAACTTTCCTTGCCGCGGCGCGCAAGGCTCTGACCCAGCCCGACACCGCCGCCGAAGTGACGCATGACCTGACCTTGGCCGAGGGCTACATCACCCTTGCCCAGATCCACGGGCGTCAGGAGCGGGCAAAAACAGAGACTGTCGCGCTTAAAGCGCAGCAAAGCCAGATCATGATTGCCGCGCGCGACCGTGACGCCGAGCGTGCCAGAAATGCATCGGGGCTGCGTCCGCTCGACAGGCGTCACGCGCGGGACCTGCAGCAGTTTCCGACGCCGATGCCCCGGACCCCGGAGCAGACCGCCCAGGCGATGCGTGAACAGTTGCGTGACTACGATTTGAGGTTTGGCGAGTACGGCGCCTCTCTTGTCTTGCAAGACGTTATGTTTGAAACGGGCAGTGCGGCTCTGCGCTCTGGGTCCAGCGCTCGCCTTGCGCCCCTGATGACCTATCTGCGCGCCAACCCCGCCACCTTGGTTCGCGTGGAAGGCCATACCGACAGCGTCGGCTCCACGGCGCAAAATGACGATCTGTCCGTGGAACGGGCCAATGCGGTGGCCAGAGCCCTGACCCAAGACGGTACGCTGACCAACCAGGTTCAGGCGTATGGTTTTGGCCAAACCCAGCCCGTCGCCACCAATACCACCCCGGCGGGGCGGGAACAGAACCGGCGCGTTGAGATCATTTTGGTTCAGTAA
- a CDS encoding CsbD family protein, with translation MDKDRIAGAAKQAKGAVKEATGKVLGDAKMSQEGKLEKVEGKVQNAIGGARDKLKE, from the coding sequence ATGGATAAGGACCGGATCGCCGGCGCCGCCAAGCAAGCCAAGGGTGCCGTCAAGGAGGCCACGGGCAAGGTCCTCGGCGACGCCAAGATGAGCCAGGAGGGCAAGCTGGAGAAGGTTGAGGGCAAGGTCCAAAACGCCATCGGTGGCGCTCGGGACAAACTCAAGGAGTAA
- a CDS encoding efflux transporter outer membrane subunit, translating into MRRRARRVIRRRPLSGSSARWSRKAHWRQFFVAPALIATLDAALAHNRDLRIALQRVESARSQTRIQQADLWPQITAGSTLERSRTPADLSPSGKVMAANTVQASVQARWELDLWGRVHNLEASALARWLASDEARRAVALTVVAEVAHTWLLGRDLDERIALARRTTASRRDSARIARRRYEVGAAPRLDMTQADTLLGQAESAVIALEQRRDETLHALALLVGRPVEDTVVPLSALDAVVVRDLPPGVPSDLLEQRPDIRAAESRLRAAEADIGVARAAFFPRIALTGSMGTASAALDGLFSPGSGAWTLAESILTPVFDAGRLHGALSDAKAQRAAAVADYERTVQGAFRDVADALAARHWLGRQVEAQNRTLAALTERARLSDLRYRNGAAPHLEVLEAQRDLFAIEQTLIETRRARLSSEVTLFTALGGGPDAPSAPPTPVFETPTGTTP; encoded by the coding sequence GTGAGGCGCCGGGCGAGGCGGGTCATCAGGCGCAGGCCGCTGTCGGGATCCTCGGCCAGATGGTCGCGCAAGGCTCACTGGCGACAGTTTTTTGTCGCCCCCGCCCTAATCGCCACCCTCGACGCCGCGCTGGCCCACAACCGCGACCTGCGGATCGCCCTCCAGCGGGTGGAAAGCGCCCGAAGTCAGACGCGGATCCAACAGGCCGACCTCTGGCCACAGATCACGGCGGGATCAACGCTGGAGCGCTCGCGAACCCCGGCCGACTTGTCTCCCTCCGGCAAGGTTATGGCCGCCAATACCGTTCAGGCCTCGGTGCAGGCCCGTTGGGAACTGGATTTATGGGGTCGAGTACACAATCTCGAAGCGAGTGCCCTGGCGCGATGGCTGGCGAGCGACGAGGCACGCCGTGCCGTGGCCCTCACGGTGGTGGCCGAAGTGGCCCACACTTGGCTGCTAGGCCGTGACCTGGACGAGCGCATCGCCCTGGCGCGGCGCACGACGGCCAGTCGCCGCGACTCCGCACGCATCGCACGGCGCCGCTACGAGGTCGGGGCGGCGCCGCGTTTGGACATGACCCAGGCCGACACCTTGCTGGGCCAAGCCGAAAGCGCAGTGATTGCCCTGGAGCAGCGGCGCGACGAGACCCTTCATGCCCTAGCACTCCTGGTGGGGCGTCCGGTGGAAGACACCGTGGTGCCGCTGTCGGCGTTGGATGCGGTGGTGGTCCGCGACCTGCCTCCCGGCGTGCCCTCCGACCTGCTGGAGCAGCGGCCCGATATTCGAGCCGCCGAAAGCCGCCTGCGTGCCGCCGAGGCCGATATCGGCGTGGCCCGGGCGGCTTTTTTCCCGCGCATTGCCCTTACCGGCAGCATGGGAACGGCCAGCGCGGCCCTGGACGGCTTGTTTTCACCGGGAAGCGGAGCGTGGACCCTGGCCGAGAGCATTCTGACCCCGGTTTTCGACGCAGGCCGCCTGCACGGGGCCCTGAGCGACGCCAAGGCCCAACGCGCCGCCGCCGTGGCTGACTACGAGCGGACGGTCCAAGGCGCTTTTCGCGATGTCGCCGATGCCTTGGCGGCGCGGCACTGGTTGGGCCGCCAAGTGGAGGCGCAAAACCGCACCTTGGCGGCGTTGACCGAACGCGCCCGCCTGTCCGACCTGCGCTACCGCAACGGGGCGGCGCCACACCTGGAGGTGCTGGAGGCCCAACGCGACCTGTTTGCCATCGAGCAGACCTTGATCGAGACCCGCCGGGCGCGTCTGTCGAGCGAGGTGACGCTGTTCACCGCCCTGGGCGGCGGACCGGATGCCCCCTCCGCCCCCCCGACGCCCGTCTTCGAGACCCCAACCGGGACGACCCCATGA
- a CDS encoding PRC-barrel domain-containing protein — translation MKINLIFIWVAAVLTVTGVNEGYAQGVPQTLATVQVDMSTLATGYRVSKVVGGSVVNKANETVGTVDDLIVTPDEKVPFAVLSVGGFLGVGAKYVVVPFSAIQVTENKMVLPEATKKSLEDLPSYKYSK, via the coding sequence ATGAAAATCAATTTGATCTTTATCTGGGTCGCCGCTGTTTTGACGGTAACCGGGGTCAATGAAGGGTACGCCCAAGGGGTGCCCCAGACCCTTGCCACAGTCCAGGTCGATATGAGCACGCTGGCAACCGGCTATCGGGTTTCCAAGGTGGTGGGCGGCTCTGTTGTCAATAAGGCCAACGAGACGGTGGGCACCGTTGATGACTTGATTGTGACCCCCGACGAAAAGGTCCCCTTTGCGGTTTTGTCGGTCGGTGGATTCCTGGGGGTAGGGGCCAAGTACGTTGTGGTTCCCTTCAGCGCGATCCAGGTCACCGAAAACAAGATGGTCCTGCCAGAGGCGACAAAAAAGTCTCTGGAAGACCTTCCCAGCTACAAATACAGTAAGTAG
- a CDS encoding DnaJ C-terminal domain-containing protein — translation MAAPDPYATLGVARTASQDEIHRAYRALAKEHHPDLNPGNALAEERFKNVSVAHDVLSDPERRGRFDRGEINATGLEQPTSAFYRDFAETDPERRYSRRRPSATQGPSQSWDPGDLNDLLNSLFDDPASRPGGARARRGRDVSSFLDVGFLDALRGASQRVEVPGGRVLDIKIAPGTPDGQTLRLRGQGGAGSHGGAPGDALITIRVGSHPFFRRSGQDLRLDLPISLPEAVLGGAVTVPTPGGPVSVRLAPYSESGTTLRLRQRGVPAWGGDAAGDLLATLRVVIGPADAALETFLRAWTPEPPLTPRQAMETPHD, via the coding sequence GTGGCGGCGCCTGATCCGTACGCGACGCTTGGCGTGGCCCGGACCGCGAGCCAAGACGAGATCCATCGTGCTTATCGCGCGTTGGCCAAGGAGCATCATCCCGACCTGAACCCGGGCAATGCCCTGGCCGAAGAGCGGTTCAAGAATGTCTCGGTGGCTCACGACGTTCTGTCGGACCCGGAAAGGCGCGGGCGTTTTGACCGGGGCGAAATCAATGCTACCGGGCTGGAGCAACCGACCTCTGCGTTTTACCGCGACTTTGCCGAGACGGATCCAGAGCGCCGCTATAGCCGGCGCCGGCCCTCTGCGACACAGGGCCCGTCCCAGAGCTGGGACCCCGGCGATCTCAACGACCTGTTGAACTCCCTGTTTGACGATCCTGCGTCGCGTCCGGGCGGGGCTCGGGCACGGCGCGGGCGCGACGTCTCGTCCTTTTTGGATGTTGGGTTTCTTGATGCCCTTCGCGGCGCCTCCCAGCGTGTGGAGGTTCCCGGGGGACGCGTTTTGGACATCAAAATTGCACCGGGAACCCCCGATGGGCAGACCTTACGCTTGCGCGGCCAGGGGGGGGCTGGATCCCACGGCGGGGCACCGGGGGATGCCCTGATCACCATTCGCGTTGGGTCTCACCCGTTCTTTCGCCGCAGTGGCCAAGACCTCCGGTTGGATCTGCCGATCTCGCTGCCCGAGGCGGTTCTTGGGGGAGCGGTCACCGTGCCGACGCCCGGTGGCCCTGTGAGCGTCCGGCTGGCTCCCTATTCGGAAAGCGGCACGACCCTTCGCTTGCGCCAACGGGGCGTTCCGGCTTGGGGCGGCGACGCGGCGGGGGATCTCCTCGCCACGCTGCGCGTGGTGATTGGCCCCGCAGACGCTGCCTTGGAAACGTTTTTGCGCGCATGGACGCCAGAGCCCCCTCTCACTCCCCGCCAGGCGATGGAGACACCCCATGATTAG
- a CDS encoding general stress protein: protein MTSPDVTIAVFSDHLAAENAVKILSANGFQMNAISVVGKGYHTEEKVVGFYNTGDRVKFWGLRGAFWGGLWALFLGGLLLTLPVTGPVMVLGGLAATAVAVVENAIVVGGLSALGAALYSLGLPKDSVIEYEAAVIADNFLVMAHGSPEDIARARALLASLEPTHLTVHVGVTAAQPSPLLPAET from the coding sequence ATGACTTCACCGGACGTGACGATTGCTGTCTTTTCCGATCATCTGGCGGCGGAGAATGCAGTCAAGATTTTGAGCGCCAACGGCTTTCAAATGAACGCGATCAGTGTTGTTGGAAAAGGATACCATACAGAAGAGAAGGTGGTTGGCTTTTACAATACCGGAGACCGGGTGAAGTTCTGGGGCCTGCGGGGCGCCTTTTGGGGGGGGCTGTGGGCCTTGTTTCTTGGCGGTTTGCTGCTGACCTTGCCGGTCACCGGGCCTGTGATGGTTTTAGGGGGACTGGCCGCGACCGCCGTCGCCGTGGTGGAGAACGCCATCGTGGTGGGTGGCCTCAGCGCGCTCGGGGCTGCGCTTTACAGTCTTGGGCTCCCCAAGGACAGCGTGATCGAGTATGAGGCCGCCGTGATCGCCGACAACTTTTTGGTGATGGCCCATGGATCCCCTGAGGATATCGCTCGGGCCCGCGCTCTTCTCGCCTCCCTGGAGCCCACCCACTTGACGGTTCACGTCGGCGTGACCGCGGCCCAGCCTTCCCCTCTGCTGCCCGCGGAGACCTAA
- the rbbA gene encoding ribosome-associated ATPase/putative transporter RbbA encodes MSQLGRRAVLSPPPPALSSEIRLEGVSLRYGATLALDGVSLCLPGGQTIGVIGPDGVGKSTLFSLIAGARRGQVGGVRVLGGDMADARHRARVCPRIAFMPQGLGRNLYATLSVVENLEFFAGLFGQGKDERASRIDTLLTKTGLQAFRERPAGKLSGGMKQKLGLCCALIHDPDLLILDEPTTGVDPLSRGQFWDLVEQIRATRPGMSILVATAYMEEAARFELLVAMHAGRIIAQGSPAALLARTEAATLEEAFIALMPEEQRRRHRPVVIGPRPADTAHDVVIEARGLTARFGTFTAVDHVDFRIERGEIFGFLGSNGCGKTTTMKMLTGLLKASDGEAWLFGGRVATVDRALRRRVGYMTQAFSLYAELSVKNNLFLHAQLFSVPADEIPARVHEMIERFDLGGVVDALPDSLPLGVRQRLSLAVAMVHKPDVLILDEPTSGVDPIARDQFWQRIADLSRHDHVTIFISTHFMNEAARCDRISLMHAGRVLVCDTPAGVMAREGATTLEAAFIGALTAAGGNAPPPQAAPNTAKDGAPAPFPWGAAGSARFSMRRLGCYTRCETLELRRDPLRATLALLGTVILMLIMGYGLSLDVDNVPFAVLDHDDTALSRDYVLALAGSSSFVEQPPLLDEADLERRLRSGTIAVAIEFPPGFGRSVDRATPVEIGVWVDGAMPQRGETIQSYLQALHAGWVSDTARRRLGTRPKGSPVVVEIRFRYNPDVISVVALAPAMIPLLLLMIPAMLTALSVVREKELGSIVNLYVTPVTRSEFLIGKQLPYLALSMVNFALMTLLVTVVFQVPLTGSLMFLSTAALIYGVAATALGLVMSTFMRSQISAVLGTAIGTLIPALQYAGLINPVSSLEGVGAVIGRIFPATYFLIITRGTFSKALGFADLWPFLLPLAASAVVLMGLCIALLKKQEK; translated from the coding sequence ATGAGTCAACTCGGACGTCGCGCGGTCTTGTCTCCTCCCCCCCCTGCCCTCTCCTCGGAGATCCGGCTTGAGGGCGTCAGTCTGCGCTATGGGGCAACCCTGGCGCTCGATGGCGTAAGCCTTTGCTTGCCCGGGGGACAAACCATCGGCGTGATCGGCCCGGACGGGGTGGGGAAATCAACCCTGTTCAGCCTGATCGCCGGGGCACGGCGGGGGCAGGTGGGGGGGGTGCGGGTCCTGGGCGGCGACATGGCCGATGCCCGGCACCGGGCCCGGGTGTGCCCCCGGATCGCCTTCATGCCCCAGGGGCTGGGGCGCAATCTGTATGCAACCTTGTCGGTGGTCGAGAATCTCGAGTTCTTTGCCGGGCTGTTCGGTCAGGGCAAGGACGAGAGGGCGAGCCGGATCGATACCTTGCTGACCAAAACCGGCTTACAGGCGTTTCGCGAGCGACCTGCGGGCAAGCTGTCGGGTGGCATGAAGCAGAAGCTGGGCTTGTGCTGTGCCCTGATTCATGACCCGGACCTGCTGATCCTTGACGAGCCCACGACCGGGGTCGATCCCTTGTCGCGCGGGCAGTTCTGGGACTTGGTGGAACAGATCCGTGCCACGCGACCGGGCATGAGCATCCTGGTCGCCACCGCATACATGGAAGAAGCGGCCCGCTTCGAGCTTCTGGTTGCGATGCATGCGGGCCGGATTATCGCCCAGGGCTCCCCCGCGGCCTTGCTGGCCCGCACCGAGGCCGCGACCTTGGAAGAGGCCTTCATCGCCTTGATGCCCGAGGAGCAGCGCCGACGGCACCGCCCCGTCGTGATTGGCCCGCGCCCGGCCGACACGGCGCACGATGTGGTGATCGAGGCGCGGGGACTCACGGCCCGCTTTGGGACTTTTACCGCCGTCGATCATGTCGATTTTCGGATTGAGCGTGGGGAGATCTTTGGTTTTCTCGGCTCGAACGGGTGCGGCAAGACCACCACCATGAAAATGCTGACCGGCTTGCTCAAGGCCAGCGACGGCGAGGCGTGGTTGTTTGGGGGGCGCGTGGCCACGGTGGACCGGGCCCTGCGTCGGCGGGTCGGCTACATGACCCAGGCTTTTTCCCTGTATGCGGAACTGAGCGTCAAGAACAACCTCTTTTTGCACGCGCAACTTTTCAGCGTTCCGGCGGATGAGATCCCAGCCCGGGTCCACGAGATGATTGAACGCTTCGACCTGGGGGGGGTGGTGGATGCCCTGCCCGACAGCTTGCCCCTGGGGGTCCGCCAACGGCTGTCTCTGGCTGTGGCCATGGTGCACAAACCAGACGTGCTGATCTTGGACGAGCCGACCTCGGGCGTTGACCCCATCGCCCGCGACCAGTTTTGGCAAAGGATCGCCGACCTGTCGCGCCACGACCACGTCACCATTTTTATCTCGACCCACTTCATGAACGAAGCGGCGCGCTGTGACCGGATCTCCTTGATGCATGCCGGGCGGGTCTTGGTGTGCGACACCCCGGCGGGGGTCATGGCCCGCGAGGGCGCGACCACCTTGGAAGCCGCGTTCATCGGCGCCTTGACGGCGGCCGGGGGGAACGCCCCCCCTCCCCAGGCTGCCCCAAACACGGCCAAAGACGGGGCGCCGGCTCCCTTCCCCTGGGGGGCGGCGGGGAGCGCGAGGTTCAGCATGCGCCGTCTGGGGTGCTATACGCGCTGCGAAACGCTGGAACTGCGCCGTGACCCGCTCCGGGCCACCTTGGCGTTGCTGGGCACCGTGATTTTGATGTTGATCATGGGCTATGGCCTCAGCCTTGATGTGGACAACGTCCCTTTTGCCGTTCTCGACCACGATGACACCGCGTTGAGCCGGGATTATGTCTTGGCTCTGGCTGGGTCCTCCTCCTTCGTTGAACAGCCGCCGCTCCTCGACGAAGCGGACCTGGAACGGCGTTTACGAAGCGGCACGATTGCCGTCGCCATCGAATTCCCGCCAGGCTTCGGTCGCTCCGTGGACCGTGCAACCCCGGTCGAGATCGGAGTATGGGTGGATGGCGCCATGCCCCAACGCGGCGAGACCATCCAATCCTACCTGCAAGCCCTGCACGCCGGTTGGGTGAGCGACACAGCGCGTCGTCGGCTGGGAACCAGGCCGAAGGGAAGTCCGGTCGTCGTCGAAATACGATTTCGATACAACCCAGATGTGATCAGCGTCGTGGCCCTGGCCCCGGCCATGATCCCGCTGTTGCTGCTGATGATTCCCGCCATGCTAACGGCCTTAAGCGTGGTGCGGGAAAAAGAGCTGGGCTCCATCGTCAATCTGTATGTCACGCCGGTGACACGCAGCGAATTCCTGATCGGCAAGCAGCTTCCCTACCTCGCGTTAAGCATGGTCAATTTTGCCCTCATGACCCTTTTGGTCACCGTGGTGTTCCAGGTTCCCCTGACCGGCAGCCTGATGTTCCTCAGCACGGCGGCCCTGATTTACGGAGTGGCGGCCACGGCCTTGGGGCTGGTGATGTCCACGTTCATGCGCAGCCAGATTTCCGCCGTTCTGGGCACGGCCATCGGCACCCTCATCCCGGCGCTTCAATACGCTGGGCTGATCAATCCGGTGTCGTCGTTGGAAGGCGTGGGGGCGGTGATCGGGCGGATCTTTCCCGCCACGTATTTTCTGATCATTACGCGCGGAACCTTTTCCAAAGCCCTGGGCTTTGCCGACCTCTGGCCGTTTTTGCTCCCTCTGGCCGCCAGCGCCGTGGTCTTGATGGGCCTGTGCATTGCTCTCCTCAAGAAACAGGAGAAATGA
- a CDS encoding DUF3309 family protein, whose product MAGTILLIIVILLIIGALPRWNHSSNWGYYPSGGLSILLVVLIILLLLGRI is encoded by the coding sequence ATGGCTGGTACTATTCTTCTTATCATCGTTATCCTCCTGATTATCGGTGCTTTGCCCAGGTGGAATCATAGCAGTAACTGGGGGTACTATCCCAGTGGTGGGCTTTCGATTCTTCTTGTTGTTTTGATCATCCTCCTTCTCCTCGGGCGGATCTGA